A stretch of Vespula vulgaris chromosome 5, iyVesVulg1.1, whole genome shotgun sequence DNA encodes these proteins:
- the LOC127063823 gene encoding rab-like protein 3: protein MAAIDKVKIIVVGDSGVGKTSLTHLICHQQPISNPSWTIGCSVEVKLHEYKEGTPNQRRYFVELWDIGGSQNHENTRSVFYNPTNGIILVHDLTNRKSQQNLQKWLQEVLSKDGNYSKSKSFDDFDPEKFVGSTQIPILVIGTKLDLVSEVRSNMHRRTSTIAEECGADEIFLDCCQVRALAAGSSSSVKLSRFFDKVIERRYYAIREGSSLDKRRMTTYTSTYNPKLYHND, encoded by the exons GTGTCGGTAAAACATCATTAACCCATCTTATATGTCATCAACAACCGATCAGTAATCCTTCTTGGACGATAGGTTGTTCTGTTGAAGTGAAATTGCACGAATATAAGGAAGGCACACCTAATCAAAGAAGATATTTTGTTGAATTGTGGGATATAGGTGGAAGTCAAAACCATGAAAATACAAGATCTGTCTTTTACAATCCTACGAATG gTATAATATTGGTTCACGACTTAACAAACCGTAAATCACAACAAAATTTACAGAAATGGTTACAAGAAGTATTAAGCAAAGAtggaaattattcaaaatcaaaatcattCGATGATTTTGATCCCGAGAAATTTGTAGGATCGACTCAA ATTCCAATATTAGTTATTGGTACAAAACTTGATTTAGTATCGGAAGTAAGATCAAACATGCACAGACGTACTTCAACTATTGCTGAAGAATGCGGGGCTGATGAGATATTTTTG GATTGTTGTCAAGTAAGAGCATTGGCAGCAGGTTCTAGTTCATCCGTAAAACTCAGCAGATTTTTTGATAAAGTCATTGAAAGGCGTTACTATGCTATTAGAGAAGGCAGTAGTTTAGACAAACGAAGAATGACCACCTATACTTCAACATACAATCCAAAACTTTATCATAATGACtaa